One segment of Deinococcus misasensis DSM 22328 DNA contains the following:
- a CDS encoding alpha-amylase family glycosyl hydrolase, whose product MKKWMILAALCAGFGSATSMQGEVIYQILVDRFADGDPSNNADVNKDDLRAWHGGDLKGIQARIPYLKSLGVTTLWLTPVYTQQAKNSFGTAGYHGYWPEDFRNVDPHFGTLSDFENLVKTLKDNGMKIILDQVINHTGYEATLPKTKPEWFQGPGCEKLGNNDVYCPLSGLPDLKQDNPEVKQFLLDNALFWKNLGVDGFRYDAIKHVPEGFMKDLVAQDKQNGVFTLGEVFETVSVQKVASYQKLGFTSVFDFPLREAINQSVMKGAGFTAVRSILQQDKEYVNPAELAIFLDNHDVARFASGNLFEAEGVNRTRYGIRALMTLRGIPVVYQGTEIAMRGGNDPDNRRDMRFPESWTDTEKATFEVARKAIEVRKSSEALNKGTLQLLDVPGVYSEELLLFIRQSGTEKVLVAWHNGKERRTISLKMNVLSPLTQDLFGQDAKLSGSGGYLHLSLPPRSAAAFPLPE is encoded by the coding sequence ATGAAAAAATGGATGATTTTGGCGGCGCTTTGCGCCGGATTTGGAAGCGCTACCAGCATGCAGGGCGAAGTCATCTACCAGATTCTGGTGGACCGTTTTGCCGACGGAGACCCAAGCAACAACGCAGACGTGAACAAAGACGACCTGCGCGCCTGGCATGGCGGAGACCTGAAGGGCATTCAGGCGCGGATCCCTTACCTGAAAAGCCTTGGGGTGACCACCCTCTGGCTCACTCCGGTGTACACCCAGCAAGCCAAAAATTCCTTCGGGACCGCCGGATACCACGGGTACTGGCCTGAGGATTTCCGCAATGTGGACCCCCACTTTGGCACCCTCTCTGACTTTGAGAATCTGGTCAAAACCCTCAAAGACAACGGCATGAAAATCATCCTTGATCAGGTGATCAACCACACCGGGTACGAGGCCACCCTGCCCAAAACCAAACCCGAGTGGTTTCAGGGTCCCGGCTGTGAAAAGCTGGGCAACAACGATGTGTACTGCCCCCTCTCTGGCCTGCCCGACCTGAAGCAGGACAACCCCGAAGTCAAGCAGTTTTTGCTGGACAATGCCCTGTTCTGGAAGAACCTCGGGGTGGATGGCTTCCGTTACGATGCCATCAAGCACGTCCCTGAAGGCTTCATGAAAGACCTGGTGGCACAGGACAAACAGAACGGGGTGTTCACCCTCGGGGAAGTGTTTGAAACGGTCAGTGTCCAGAAGGTGGCCTCTTACCAGAAGCTGGGTTTCACCAGTGTGTTTGATTTTCCGCTGCGGGAGGCCATCAACCAGAGTGTCATGAAAGGGGCAGGGTTCACGGCTGTCCGCTCGATTCTGCAACAGGACAAAGAGTACGTGAATCCCGCCGAACTGGCCATTTTCCTGGACAACCACGATGTGGCCCGTTTCGCCTCTGGGAACCTGTTTGAAGCCGAAGGGGTGAACCGCACCCGTTATGGCATCCGGGCACTGATGACCCTTCGGGGCATTCCTGTGGTGTATCAGGGAACCGAAATCGCCATGCGTGGGGGCAATGATCCAGACAACCGCCGTGACATGCGCTTTCCTGAAAGCTGGACCGACACCGAAAAAGCCACTTTTGAGGTGGCCCGCAAAGCCATTGAAGTGCGCAAAAGCAGTGAAGCCCTGAACAAAGGCACCTTGCAACTGCTTGATGTGCCCGGTGTCTATTCGGAAGAACTCTTACTTTTCATTCGCCAATCGGGCACAGAAAAGGTGCTGGTGGCATGGCACAATGGGAAGGAACGACGCACGATCAGCCTGAAGATGAACGTGCTCTCCCCCTTAACCCAGGACCTGTTCGGTCAGGATGCCAAACTCAGCGGCTCTGGCGGCTACCTGCACCTGTCCCTTCCTCCCCGCTCCGCCGCAGCTTTCCCCCTTCCTGAATGA
- the trpB gene encoding tryptophan synthase subunit beta codes for MTQEMNIPTFALPDARGRFDEFGGRYVPETLIPALDELNRAYQEAKADPEFLKEFDYYLREFVGRPSRLYFAKNLTEHLGGAKIYFKREDLNHTGAHKINNTIGQALLARRMGKKRIIAETGAGQHGVATATACALFGLDCVVYMGAEDIRRQSLNVFRMKLLGAEVREVTSGTSTLKDATNEAIRDWVTNVRDSFYILGSVVGPHPYPMMVRDFQSVIGEETKKQLKEFEGREVPDVIVACVGGGSNAIGLFAPFAYLPENERPRIIGVEAAGEGVTTGRHAASVSGGKVGVLHGSKMYLLYDNDGQIIPAHSISAGLDYPGIGPEHSYYAKAGIAEYAPITDDEALEAFQSFTRLEGIIPALETSHAIAQLFKTAPTLSKDQIIVVSLSGRGDKDVTEVMRLMDMQQKKVEVNA; via the coding sequence ATGACCCAGGAAATGAATATCCCGACCTTTGCATTGCCCGATGCCAGAGGCCGGTTTGACGAATTTGGCGGACGCTATGTCCCCGAAACCCTGATCCCTGCGCTCGACGAACTGAACCGTGCCTATCAGGAAGCCAAAGCAGACCCTGAGTTCCTCAAAGAATTTGATTATTACTTGCGGGAATTCGTGGGCCGTCCTTCCCGCCTGTACTTCGCCAAAAACCTCACCGAGCACCTCGGGGGGGCCAAAATCTACTTCAAGCGCGAAGACCTGAACCACACCGGTGCACACAAAATCAACAACACCATCGGACAGGCCCTCCTTGCCCGCCGCATGGGCAAAAAACGCATCATCGCCGAAACCGGAGCCGGACAGCACGGGGTGGCCACCGCCACCGCCTGCGCCCTGTTTGGTCTCGACTGCGTGGTGTACATGGGGGCAGAAGACATCCGCCGCCAGAGCCTCAACGTGTTCCGCATGAAACTGCTCGGGGCAGAAGTGCGCGAAGTGACCAGTGGCACCTCCACCCTCAAAGACGCCACCAACGAAGCCATCCGCGACTGGGTGACCAACGTGCGGGACAGCTTCTACATTCTGGGCTCGGTGGTGGGACCCCACCCTTACCCCATGATGGTTCGCGACTTCCAGAGCGTGATCGGTGAAGAAACCAAAAAACAACTCAAAGAATTTGAAGGCCGCGAAGTCCCCGATGTGATCGTCGCCTGCGTTGGGGGAGGCAGCAACGCCATCGGTCTGTTCGCTCCCTTTGCCTACCTCCCTGAAAATGAGCGCCCCCGCATCATTGGTGTGGAAGCCGCCGGAGAAGGGGTCACCACCGGACGTCACGCTGCCAGTGTCTCTGGTGGTAAAGTGGGCGTGCTGCACGGCTCCAAAATGTACCTGCTTTATGACAACGACGGCCAGATCATTCCGGCCCACTCCATCAGCGCAGGTCTGGATTACCCCGGCATCGGTCCAGAGCACTCCTACTATGCCAAAGCAGGCATCGCAGAGTACGCCCCCATCACCGACGATGAGGCCCTTGAAGCGTTCCAGAGCTTCACCCGACTGGAAGGCATCATTCCTGCACTGGAAACCAGCCATGCCATTGCGCAACTGTTCAAAACCGCGCCCACCCTCTCCAAAGACCAGATCATCGTGGTGTCCCTCTCGGGCCGTGGCGACAAAGACGTCACCGAAGTCATGCGCCTGATGGACATGCAACAAAAAAAAGTTGAGGTGAATGCATGA
- a CDS encoding methyltransferase domain-containing protein has translation MTWNPDQYLKFQNEREAPFFDLISHLKPAPKPQIIDLGCGPGTLTVKLLEVYPDAQVLGVDVSPEMLVKAAPLASDQVQFAMQDLRETSGAFDVVFSHAVLQWLEDHPGVLTHMWNLLKPGGQLAVQLPSNFDSFTYQTARTVIQRDPYREFVHPSGAHRHVLPLEQYAEILHDLGGKDIQCYQKVYPHVVAGAEGMLEWIKGTLLVPIMDQLPEPHRDLFLQEVLAELKTRYPGETAFFGFKRTLFYAQKPS, from the coding sequence ATGACCTGGAACCCTGATCAGTACCTGAAATTTCAAAACGAACGCGAAGCCCCTTTCTTTGACCTCATCTCACACCTGAAACCTGCACCAAAGCCCCAGATCATTGATCTGGGCTGTGGACCCGGAACCCTGACCGTCAAACTGCTGGAAGTGTATCCAGATGCGCAGGTTCTGGGGGTGGATGTCAGCCCAGAGATGCTGGTCAAAGCGGCACCTCTGGCCTCAGATCAGGTGCAATTTGCCATGCAGGACCTCAGGGAAACCTCTGGGGCATTTGATGTGGTTTTCTCCCATGCCGTGCTGCAATGGCTGGAAGACCATCCTGGTGTGCTGACCCACATGTGGAACCTGCTCAAACCCGGAGGGCAACTGGCCGTGCAATTGCCCAGCAATTTTGACAGTTTCACCTACCAGACCGCCCGAACAGTGATCCAGAGGGACCCTTACCGTGAGTTTGTGCACCCGAGCGGAGCCCACCGCCATGTGCTGCCTCTGGAACAGTACGCCGAGATTTTGCATGATCTGGGGGGCAAGGACATCCAGTGCTACCAGAAGGTTTACCCCCATGTGGTTGCTGGAGCAGAAGGCATGCTGGAGTGGATCAAAGGCACCCTGCTGGTCCCGATCATGGATCAGCTTCCAGAGCCGCATCGGGACCTGTTTTTGCAGGAGGTGCTGGCCGAACTGAAAACCCGTTATCCGGGCGAAACAGCGTTTTTCGGCTTCAAACGCACCTTGTTTTACGCTCAGAAGCCTTCGTGA
- a CDS encoding HAD family hydrolase, whose product MIKTILFDRDETLGYSDQAVYLEAAKHVQHLHPELDTRHILKSMQQQWAKSDADWPKLRTHEDEELFWQVYCQELSERMGIPLSTAQEICEYFPYWKFLRSYEDTEQVLITLREHGYTTAILSNTLPSMTPTLVALGIEGLIDHAFASCSLGVHKPDLEVFSRVAELLGNQPSEVLFIDDKLENVAAAQQAGMQALWIDRAHKDQNAIHDLHGVLDHLGLTVKG is encoded by the coding sequence ATGATCAAAACCATCCTCTTTGACCGCGACGAAACCCTCGGATATTCCGATCAAGCCGTTTACCTAGAAGCCGCCAAACATGTCCAGCACCTGCACCCAGAGCTGGACACCCGGCACATCCTGAAATCCATGCAGCAGCAATGGGCCAAAAGCGACGCCGACTGGCCCAAACTGCGCACCCATGAAGACGAGGAGTTGTTCTGGCAGGTGTACTGTCAGGAACTCTCTGAACGCATGGGCATTCCGCTCTCCACCGCGCAAGAAATCTGCGAGTACTTTCCCTACTGGAAGTTCCTGCGCTCTTACGAGGACACCGAGCAGGTGCTCATCACCCTCAGGGAACATGGGTACACCACAGCCATTCTGTCGAACACCCTCCCAAGCATGACCCCCACCTTGGTCGCTCTGGGCATCGAAGGCCTGATCGACCATGCTTTTGCCAGTTGCTCTCTGGGCGTCCACAAGCCTGATCTGGAGGTCTTTTCCAGAGTGGCCGAGTTGCTGGGGAACCAGCCTTCAGAGGTCCTGTTCATCGATGACAAACTGGAAAACGTGGCAGCCGCCCAGCAAGCAGGCATGCAGGCCCTGTGGATTGACCGTGCCCACAAGGACCAGAACGCCATCCACGACCTGCATGGGGTGCTGGACCACCTCGGATTGACGGTCAAAGGGTAA
- the uvrC gene encoding excinuclease ABC subunit UvrC, which translates to MRLDDLPVLPTEPGVYIFRKEDTIIYVGKAKVLRNRVTSHFKAGGKSGKITETATSLDFITTRNEMEALVLEANLIKQHRPHYNVLLKDDKHYPFLKLTAEAYPTLLVTRRVIKDGGSYYGPYPDAGAVHRVKNLIDGMFALRKNSGYPMQKKTRPCLNYHMGRCLAPCVNRADKAQYDQIVEDVKALLEGKVSRVTESLKNQMREAAKQKDFEMAGKLRDRMQAVEKLFGAEQHAMSMSLEDLDFLGFAVAGEYAMVQVFRMRSGRVIGRDKRFLSGAAESSPEEILTAFLQDYYTQVTHIPPLILMPTELEDENLWADFLSNKVGRKIELRTPQRGEKTDLIEMAQRNAQNSLESELLLLEKRGDHPGLEALREVLALPDRPWRIEGYDNSNLFGTHIVSGMVVFEGGRARKGQHRRFKVQGLEHPDDYTSMRQTVYRRFTGSLSDKLPVPDLMLIDGGRGQVNAALDALQEAGIKVPLIGLAKREERIILPSIYGAQWWLDSGTEVGKNRELLLSETHPALRMLIAVRDEVHNYAITYHRKLRGESMFKSIFDDLPGIGKKRQEALLEHFTSLQDLEAASLEEIARVPGVGTGAAKSIKAYLEGLKESSE; encoded by the coding sequence GTGCGTCTCGACGACCTTCCTGTGTTGCCCACCGAACCCGGCGTGTACATCTTCCGCAAGGAAGACACCATCATTTATGTCGGGAAAGCCAAAGTCCTGAGAAACCGCGTCACCAGCCACTTCAAAGCAGGTGGAAAAAGCGGCAAAATCACCGAAACCGCCACCAGTCTGGATTTCATCACCACCCGCAATGAGATGGAAGCTTTGGTGCTGGAAGCCAACCTGATCAAGCAGCATCGGCCCCATTACAACGTGCTGCTCAAAGACGACAAGCACTATCCCTTCTTGAAACTCACTGCAGAGGCTTACCCCACCCTGCTGGTCACCCGACGGGTCATCAAAGATGGCGGGTCTTATTATGGGCCTTATCCAGACGCTGGCGCAGTGCACAGGGTAAAGAACCTGATCGACGGAATGTTTGCCCTGCGCAAAAACAGCGGTTACCCCATGCAAAAGAAAACCCGTCCCTGTCTGAATTACCACATGGGACGGTGTCTGGCCCCTTGCGTCAACAGGGCCGACAAAGCCCAGTACGACCAGATCGTGGAGGATGTCAAAGCCCTGCTGGAAGGCAAAGTTTCCAGAGTCACCGAATCCCTGAAAAACCAGATGCGCGAAGCGGCCAAGCAGAAGGATTTCGAGATGGCCGGAAAACTCAGGGACCGCATGCAGGCCGTGGAGAAACTTTTCGGCGCAGAGCAGCATGCCATGAGCATGAGTCTGGAAGACCTCGATTTTCTGGGTTTTGCAGTGGCCGGGGAGTACGCCATGGTGCAGGTGTTCCGGATGCGTTCTGGTCGGGTGATTGGCCGGGACAAGCGTTTCCTTTCAGGTGCAGCAGAATCCAGCCCAGAGGAAATCCTGACCGCCTTCTTGCAGGATTACTACACGCAAGTGACCCACATTCCCCCTTTGATCCTGATGCCCACCGAACTGGAAGACGAGAACCTCTGGGCAGATTTTCTGAGCAACAAGGTGGGGCGCAAAATTGAACTGCGCACCCCCCAGAGGGGTGAAAAAACCGACCTGATCGAGATGGCCCAGAGAAATGCCCAAAACAGTTTGGAATCCGAACTGTTGCTTCTGGAAAAACGGGGCGACCATCCAGGTCTGGAAGCCTTGCGGGAAGTTCTGGCTTTGCCAGACCGTCCCTGGCGCATTGAAGGCTATGACAACAGCAACCTGTTTGGCACGCACATTGTCTCTGGCATGGTGGTCTTTGAGGGAGGACGTGCCCGCAAAGGACAGCATCGCAGGTTCAAGGTGCAGGGTCTGGAACACCCAGACGATTACACCAGCATGCGCCAGACGGTGTACCGCCGTTTCACGGGTTCCCTTTCGGACAAGTTGCCTGTGCCTGACCTGATGCTGATTGACGGAGGCCGGGGTCAGGTGAATGCAGCTCTGGACGCCCTGCAAGAAGCAGGCATCAAAGTGCCTTTGATCGGTCTGGCCAAACGCGAAGAGCGGATCATTCTGCCTTCGATTTATGGGGCGCAGTGGTGGCTGGACTCCGGGACAGAGGTGGGCAAAAACCGTGAGCTCCTGCTCTCAGAAACCCATCCTGCTTTAAGGATGCTGATTGCCGTGCGGGATGAAGTGCACAATTATGCCATCACCTACCACCGCAAGTTGCGTGGAGAGAGCATGTTCAAGAGCATTTTTGATGACCTGCCCGGCATTGGCAAGAAACGGCAGGAGGCTTTGCTGGAGCATTTCACAAGCCTGCAAGATCTGGAAGCTGCATCTCTGGAAGAAATTGCAAGGGTGCCGGGAGTGGGCACCGGAGCAGCAAAATCCATCAAGGCATATCTGGAAGGTCTTAAAGAATCGAGTGAGTGA
- a CDS encoding dipeptidase produces MIFDAHLDLAFNAIQGRDLTRPEPQPYHDETTLVNFPSLKQAGVRICLGTLWAYPKSTDDPEGYTTPLEARGLARKQLDQYLRWQDDGHIKILTSGQEVKQHWDTHTPESPLGVIVLMEGADPLLNPEDLQVWHKDGLRVVGLAWGRTRFSGGTGSPGGLTPEGVEMVHALRELGVTLDASHLAEQAFWEAVELHQKVIASHSNCQSLVPTDRHLSDSMIRKIAELDGMIGLVLFSSFIKHGFVKGMPKDAVSFADLVPHALHMADMVGWDRIGLGSDLDGGFGMERTPRELRHLTDLQQFFDLLPAEAREKVKYQNWLNWFSKKL; encoded by the coding sequence GTGATTTTCGACGCGCACCTTGATCTGGCTTTCAATGCCATTCAGGGCCGGGACCTGACCCGACCTGAGCCGCAACCCTACCATGACGAAACCACCCTCGTGAATTTCCCTTCCCTGAAACAGGCAGGGGTCAGAATTTGCCTCGGCACTTTGTGGGCTTACCCCAAAAGCACCGATGATCCAGAGGGTTACACCACCCCTCTGGAAGCCCGAGGACTTGCCAGAAAGCAGTTGGACCAGTATTTGCGGTGGCAGGACGATGGGCACATCAAAATCCTCACTTCGGGTCAGGAAGTGAAGCAGCACTGGGACACCCACACCCCTGAAAGCCCTCTGGGCGTGATTGTCCTGATGGAAGGGGCAGATCCCCTGCTGAATCCAGAGGATTTGCAGGTGTGGCACAAAGACGGCCTGAGGGTGGTGGGTCTGGCGTGGGGCAGGACGCGTTTCTCGGGCGGAACGGGATCTCCGGGTGGCTTGACCCCGGAAGGCGTCGAGATGGTGCATGCCCTGCGTGAACTGGGCGTGACTCTGGACGCTTCCCATCTTGCTGAACAGGCTTTCTGGGAGGCAGTGGAGTTGCACCAGAAGGTGATTGCCTCCCACTCCAACTGTCAGAGTCTGGTGCCCACCGACCGTCACCTTTCAGACAGCATGATCCGCAAAATCGCTGAACTGGATGGGATGATCGGTCTGGTGCTGTTCAGCTCTTTCATCAAGCATGGTTTTGTGAAAGGGATGCCCAAAGATGCGGTTTCCTTTGCAGATCTGGTGCCCCACGCCCTGCACATGGCCGATATGGTGGGATGGGACCGCATCGGCCTCGGGTCGGATCTGGATGGAGGGTTCGGTATGGAACGCACTCCCAGAGAACTCCGGCACCTGACGGACCTGCAGCAGTTTTTTGACCTCTTGCCTGCAGAAGCCAGAGAAAAAGTGAAATACCAGAACTGGTTGAACTGGTTTTCCAAAAAGCTTTGA
- a CDS encoding CCA tRNA nucleotidyltransferase: MNAVQTLSQAIEQQGGQCFQVGGALRDELLGLSNKDNDLLVTGLAAQTLLDILPGKVGQVGLSFEVIKVTLLGETVDVALPRAGQTLEEDLWHRDFTINALARNSRGEVIDPTGGLQDLHHRILRMTSPAVFDQDPLRLLRAVRFVAKLGFDLDEATRATLIQKVHLLQNVAPERIQEEWWRLLSCSNADHVLKALRLARDTGLLVQVFPEFAPCIGFEQQNPHHHLTVDEHIFAAVHHAVQHQKSLRTRLALFFHDIAKPECFSVGADGVGHFYDHEYVGAKTTRQILTRLKCSNDTTLTVTSLVRNHMRPPLRPSRRALRKFMNDLGEAWEDALEMREADLAAHIVPEGFDPVAWAVQIREEGRTMPAVATFDERQLALSGHAIMEAFGVTGEGVGRLKKLAVQQVIEGELENDPEAILQFLRSQV; the protein is encoded by the coding sequence ATGAATGCCGTGCAGACCCTTTCACAAGCCATTGAACAGCAAGGAGGTCAATGTTTTCAGGTCGGAGGTGCCCTGCGTGATGAACTGCTGGGCCTCTCCAACAAAGACAATGACCTGCTGGTGACTGGCCTTGCTGCCCAAACCCTGCTGGACATTCTGCCGGGCAAAGTCGGACAGGTTGGCCTTTCTTTCGAAGTGATCAAAGTGACCCTGCTGGGCGAAACGGTGGATGTGGCCCTTCCCAGAGCAGGCCAGACCCTCGAAGAAGACCTGTGGCACCGGGATTTCACCATCAACGCTCTGGCCAGAAACAGCAGGGGAGAGGTCATTGACCCAACTGGGGGCTTGCAGGACCTGCACCACCGCATTTTGCGCATGACTTCACCTGCGGTGTTTGATCAGGACCCCCTGAGGCTCCTGAGGGCCGTGCGTTTTGTGGCCAAACTCGGGTTTGATCTGGATGAAGCCACCCGAGCGACCCTCATTCAAAAAGTCCACCTGCTGCAAAACGTTGCTCCAGAGCGCATTCAGGAGGAATGGTGGCGCCTGCTGTCCTGTTCCAACGCGGACCATGTGCTCAAAGCGCTCAGGTTGGCCCGTGACACGGGTCTTCTGGTGCAGGTGTTTCCAGAGTTTGCCCCTTGCATCGGGTTTGAGCAGCAGAATCCACACCACCACCTGACCGTGGATGAACACATCTTTGCAGCGGTGCACCATGCAGTGCAGCACCAGAAGTCCTTGCGAACCAGACTGGCACTCTTTTTCCACGACATCGCCAAGCCCGAGTGTTTTTCGGTGGGTGCAGATGGAGTGGGCCACTTTTACGACCACGAATACGTTGGGGCCAAAACCACCCGTCAAATCCTGACCCGCCTGAAGTGCTCCAACGACACCACCTTGACGGTCACTTCGCTGGTTCGCAATCACATGCGCCCCCCTCTGCGTCCTTCCAGACGTGCCCTCCGCAAATTCATGAACGATCTGGGGGAAGCCTGGGAAGATGCTCTGGAAATGCGCGAAGCCGATCTGGCCGCCCACATCGTTCCAGAGGGCTTTGACCCTGTGGCATGGGCCGTCCAGATCCGTGAAGAAGGACGCACAATGCCTGCTGTGGCCACCTTCGATGAACGGCAACTGGCCCTCTCGGGGCATGCCATCATGGAGGCTTTTGGCGTCACAGGTGAGGGGGTGGGTCGCTTGAAAAAGCTGGCTGTCCAGCAGGTCATCGAAGGCGAACTGGAGAACGACCCCGAGGCCATCCTCCAGTTTCTGAGAAGTCAGGTTTGA
- a CDS encoding EamA family transporter — protein sequence MSATPSRALLPPIPAALTAMLSIQAGAAFAKSLFVTIGPLGTTSLRLTLAALLLAVIHRKPLQQLNPQAWKAIVPYGLMLGLMNLTFYQAVERLPLGLAVTIEFVGPLGVAVWSSRKKLDYLWALLAAVGILLISPWTPGSNVDPIGVMWALAAGVFWGLYIVVGQKVSQQVSSRQAVAGGMIIACLLPLPIGLFHAGADLFSPAVLLSGLVVAVLSSALPYSLEMVALKALPARTFGILMSVEPAIAAVLGMVFLKEHLNTLQWLAILCVISASIGSTLGSRNSTSAEVLN from the coding sequence ATGTCTGCAACCCCTTCCAGAGCCCTGTTGCCTCCCATTCCTGCAGCCTTGACTGCCATGCTTTCCATTCAAGCCGGTGCAGCATTTGCCAAATCGCTTTTTGTCACCATTGGACCTCTGGGCACCACCAGTTTGCGGCTCACCCTTGCGGCCCTTTTGCTGGCGGTCATTCACCGCAAGCCCTTGCAACAACTGAACCCGCAAGCATGGAAAGCCATCGTGCCTTACGGTCTGATGCTGGGCCTGATGAACCTGACTTTTTATCAGGCCGTAGAGAGGCTTCCTCTGGGTCTGGCTGTCACCATCGAATTTGTGGGTCCTCTGGGTGTGGCGGTCTGGAGTTCCCGCAAAAAGCTGGATTACCTGTGGGCCTTGCTGGCCGCTGTGGGAATCCTTTTGATTTCGCCCTGGACACCGGGCAGCAATGTGGACCCCATCGGGGTGATGTGGGCTCTGGCTGCAGGGGTCTTCTGGGGTCTGTATATTGTGGTGGGCCAGAAGGTGAGTCAGCAGGTGTCTTCCAGACAGGCCGTGGCTGGAGGCATGATCATCGCCTGCCTGTTGCCGCTTCCCATCGGACTCTTTCATGCAGGTGCAGACCTGTTTTCCCCTGCGGTTTTGCTCTCAGGGCTGGTGGTGGCTGTGCTGTCCAGCGCACTGCCCTATTCTCTGGAGATGGTGGCCTTAAAAGCCCTGCCTGCCCGCACTTTTGGCATCCTGATGAGCGTTGAGCCTGCCATTGCTGCTGTGCTGGGCATGGTGTTTCTGAAGGAACACCTGAACACCCTGCAATGGCTGGCAATCCTGTGTGTGATCTCTGCAAGCATCGGCTCCACGCTGGGTTCCAGAAACAGCACATCCGCTGAAGTGCTGAACTGA
- a CDS encoding DUF4256 domain-containing protein, with protein MHPQKTLTAEEKTALLQILQTRFEKHPKRHPELLWSDVQTRLEAHPDKLWSLQAMENTGGEPDVVSIGSPTGELVFLDCAPESPAGRRSVCYDRPALESRKSAAPEHNALDMAAEMGIVLLTEEEYHLLQQFGPFDLKSSSWVLTPPEVRKLGGALYGDCRYGRVFIYHNGAPSYYAARGFRGSLRL; from the coding sequence ATGCACCCTCAAAAAACACTGACGGCTGAAGAAAAAACCGCATTGCTTCAAATCTTGCAGACCCGCTTTGAGAAACATCCCAAACGCCATCCCGAGCTGCTCTGGAGTGACGTGCAGACCAGACTGGAAGCCCATCCTGACAAACTCTGGTCTTTGCAGGCCATGGAAAACACCGGAGGAGAACCGGATGTGGTGTCCATCGGTTCACCAACTGGAGAACTGGTCTTTTTGGACTGTGCCCCAGAGAGTCCCGCTGGACGCCGCAGCGTGTGTTATGACCGACCTGCACTGGAATCCAGAAAATCTGCGGCACCAGAGCACAACGCTCTGGACATGGCAGCAGAAATGGGCATTGTCCTGCTCACCGAAGAAGAGTACCACCTGCTCCAACAGTTCGGGCCCTTCGACCTGAAATCTTCAAGCTGGGTGCTGACCCCTCCAGAGGTGCGCAAACTCGGGGGTGCCCTTTATGGAGATTGCCGTTATGGTCGGGTGTTCATTTACCACAATGGGGCACCCAGTTATTACGCTGCTCGGGGCTTTCGGGGGTCTTTGAGGCTGTAA
- the gluQRS gene encoding tRNA glutamyl-Q(34) synthetase GluQRS gives MDFAFQNSIKEPSEVVGRYAPSPTGHMHLGNARTALLAWLHARRQGGRFILRFEDLDHTRVRPYAYDSIRQDLEWLGLDWDEEHIQSERLDLYEEAFQKLETYPCTCSRKDILEAASAPHGAEMVYPGICLQGGLKPERPQAWRWRVPEVSIRVSDHLVGPITQNLPYDVGDFVLKRNDGVFAYHLAVVVDDADMGVTEVVRGMDLWTATPRQVALQQALGFPTPEYWHVPLMTDFQGVRLAKRNGAPSVHDLRNHNANPESIVSQLTMGLGYDVPGTITPRELLSSPLTKLDNSYK, from the coding sequence ATGGATTTTGCTTTCCAGAACAGCATCAAAGAACCCTCTGAAGTGGTGGGCCGATATGCCCCGAGTCCGACGGGCCACATGCACCTCGGGAATGCCCGCACAGCACTGCTGGCGTGGTTGCATGCCCGGAGGCAGGGGGGACGGTTCATTTTGCGTTTTGAAGATCTGGACCACACTCGGGTTCGACCTTATGCTTATGACAGCATCCGTCAGGACCTCGAATGGCTGGGTCTGGACTGGGATGAGGAACACATCCAGAGCGAGCGCCTGGACCTCTACGAGGAGGCTTTCCAGAAACTGGAGACCTATCCATGTACCTGTTCTCGAAAAGACATTCTGGAGGCGGCTTCCGCTCCACACGGAGCAGAAATGGTCTATCCGGGCATTTGCTTGCAGGGAGGGCTCAAACCAGAGCGTCCTCAGGCATGGCGATGGCGGGTTCCAGAGGTTTCAATCAGGGTGTCTGACCATCTGGTGGGGCCGATCACCCAGAACCTGCCTTATGATGTGGGAGACTTTGTCTTAAAACGCAACGATGGGGTTTTCGCTTATCACCTTGCGGTGGTGGTGGATGATGCCGACATGGGGGTGACCGAAGTGGTGCGGGGGATGGACCTCTGGACCGCCACCCCGAGGCAGGTGGCCCTGCAACAGGCTCTGGGGTTTCCCACCCCGGAATACTGGCATGTTCCTTTGATGACCGACTTTCAAGGTGTAAGGTTGGCAAAAAGAAATGGCGCACCTTCCGTGCATGATTTGCGTAATCACAACGCCAATCCAGAGTCGATTGTGTCGCAGTTAACAATGGGTTTAGGGTACGATGTACCCGGTACAATTACACCCCGTGAATTGTTGTCAAGTCCTCTAACAAAGTTAGACAATTCGTATAAGTGA